In Flavobacterium enshiense, the genomic stretch ATTTAAAACGTTTGGCACACAATACCTCGTTTAATATTTCTGCACATCCCAATGCCGGATTGCCGAATGCTTTCGGTCAGTACGATCAGACTCCGGAAGAAATGCAGGCGTTAATCAGAGAGTATTTAGACGACAATCTGATCAATATCATAGGCGGATGCTGCGGTACAACGCCGGAACATATAAATTTAATTGCCGAAGTAGCAAAAGAGTACAAACCAAGAATACTGGAGGAAGCATAATGAGCGAAAGAGCAAGCCATAAATATTTAAAACTATCGGGATTAGAACCTTTAATCGTTACGCCCGAGACCAATTTCGTGAACGTAGGGGAACGTACTAACGTAACCGGTTCGCGAAAATTCCTGCGTTTAATCAAAGAAGAAAAATACGAGGAAGCACTTGACATCGCGAGAGCTCAAGTGGAAGGCGGAGCGCAGATCATCGATATCAACATGGACGAAGGGATGTTGGACGGCGTATATGCGATGACCAAATTCCTGAACCTGATTGCTTCCGAACCCGATATTTCAAGAGTTCCCGTGATGGTTGACAGTTCCAAATGGGAAATCATCGAGGCCGGACTGAAAGTGGCGCAGGGCAAATGTGTAGTGAATTCCATCAGTTTGAAAGAAGGGAAAGAAGCGTTTCTCCATCATGCAAAACTGGTAAAAAGATATGGAGCCGCAGTAATCGTGATGGCGTTTGATGAGGTTGGTCAGGCCGATACTTACGAACGTCGTATTGAAATCTGCAAACGTTCCTATGATATATTAGTGAATGAAATCAACTTCCCTGCGGAAGACATTATTTTCGACCCGAATATTTTTCCGGTAGCAACAGGAATGGAAGAACACCGTCGCAATGCGTTGGATTTCTTTCTTGCTACCAAATGGATACGCGAAAACCTTCCATATGCCAATATAAGCGGAGGAGTGAGTAACGTGTCATTCTCCTTCCGTGGAAATGATAAAGTGCGTGAAGCAATGCATTCCGCGTTTTTGTATCACGCCATCAAACATGGAATGACGATGGGGATTGTGAATCCTGAAATGTTGGAGGTGTATGATGAAATCGATCCAATTTTATTAGAATATGTTGAAGATGTACTCTTAGACCGCCGCGATGATGCCACCGAAAGGCTTTTGGAATTAGCCGAAAGTTATAAGGGAGATGTGAAAGCCCATGAAAAAGCTGTTCAGGAATGGCGTAACGGTTCACTTCAAGATAGAATCACGCATGCTTTGGTAAAAGGTATCGATGAATTTATAGAAATCGATGTGGAAGAAGCAAGACAATCGGTTGGAAGACCTATCGAGGTTATCGAAATCAATCTGATGGCCGGCATGAATGTAGTGGGGGATTTGTTCGGAAGCGGAAAAATGTTCCTGCCTCAGGTGGTAAAATCAGCCCGTGTAATGAAAAAAGCGGTGGCATATCTTCTACCTTATATAGAAGCAGAAAAAGACGGAAAATCATCAAGCGCCGGAAAAGTATTGATGGCAACTGTAAAAGGGGATGTTCATGATATCGGTAAAAATATTGTTTCCGTGGTTTTAGCCTGTAACAATTTTGAAATCATCGACTTGGGAGTGATGGTGCCGCCAGAAAAAATTATTGAAACTGCTATTGCTGAGAATGTGGATATCATCGGTTTAAGCGGATTGATTACGCCTTCGCTGGACGAAATGGTGTATCTGGCCAAAGAAATGGATAAACGCAACATCAAAATCCCGATTATGATTGGTGGGGCAACCACTTCGAGAGCACATACAGCCGTTAAGATTGCTCCCGAATACAGGGAAACTGTGGTCCATGTGAACGATGCATCCCGTGCGGTAACGGTAGCCGGAAATTTGCTGAACAAGGACAAAAAAATATACGCAAGTACGATCCGAGCGGAATACGAAGCGTTTCGTGAAACGTTTTTAAACCGTCAGCGAGATAAGAGTTATTTGAAAATAGAGCAGGCGAGAGCCAATAAATTGCAGTTGGATTGGGAAAACTACCAACCTGTGAAACCTAATTTCATTGGAACAAAAACCATCGAAGTGAAATTGGAGGAATTGGTTCCGTACATCGACTGGACGCCGTTTTTCGGTTCGTGGCAATTGTTCGGAAAATATCCTGCAATATTAAAGGATAATGTTGTGGGCGAACAGGCAACGATTCTGTTCAATGATGCGCAAAGAATGTTAAATCAATTATTGGAGGAAAACTGGTTAACAGCAAAAGGAATCTACGGAATCTTTCCTGCAAATCAGGTGAATGATGATGATATAGAGTTGTATGACGAAAGCGGAAAACAATTGGAGACTTTCCTAACCTTGCGTCAACAATCACAAAAGACCAAAGGCGCGCCCAACATCGCTTTGTCTGATTTCATTTCCCCAAAAGAACTTGGAAAAGAAGATTACATGGGCGCCTTTTGTGTCACAACCGGTTTCGGCGTAGATGAAAAGGCTAAAGCATTTGAAGAAAACAACGACGATTACAGTTCCATTATGGTAAAGGCCTTAGGAGATCGTTTTGCGGAAGCTTTCGCTGAATATCTGCATG encodes the following:
- the metH gene encoding methionine synthase, translated to MSERASHKYLKLSGLEPLIVTPETNFVNVGERTNVTGSRKFLRLIKEEKYEEALDIARAQVEGGAQIIDINMDEGMLDGVYAMTKFLNLIASEPDISRVPVMVDSSKWEIIEAGLKVAQGKCVVNSISLKEGKEAFLHHAKLVKRYGAAVIVMAFDEVGQADTYERRIEICKRSYDILVNEINFPAEDIIFDPNIFPVATGMEEHRRNALDFFLATKWIRENLPYANISGGVSNVSFSFRGNDKVREAMHSAFLYHAIKHGMTMGIVNPEMLEVYDEIDPILLEYVEDVLLDRRDDATERLLELAESYKGDVKAHEKAVQEWRNGSLQDRITHALVKGIDEFIEIDVEEARQSVGRPIEVIEINLMAGMNVVGDLFGSGKMFLPQVVKSARVMKKAVAYLLPYIEAEKDGKSSSAGKVLMATVKGDVHDIGKNIVSVVLACNNFEIIDLGVMVPPEKIIETAIAENVDIIGLSGLITPSLDEMVYLAKEMDKRNIKIPIMIGGATTSRAHTAVKIAPEYRETVVHVNDASRAVTVAGNLLNKDKKIYASTIRAEYEAFRETFLNRQRDKSYLKIEQARANKLQLDWENYQPVKPNFIGTKTIEVKLEELVPYIDWTPFFGSWQLFGKYPAILKDNVVGEQATILFNDAQRMLNQLLEENWLTAKGIYGIFPANQVNDDDIELYDESGKQLETFLTLRQQSQKTKGAPNIALSDFISPKELGKEDYMGAFCVTTGFGVDEKAKAFEENNDDYSSIMVKALGDRFAEAFAEYLHEKIRKEIWGYASQEQLSNEDLIKEEYKGIRPAPGYPACPDHLEKPTIWKLLNVEENIGVTLTESMAMWPASSVSGYYFGHPESKYFGLGKIKEDQVRDYAKRRNCTYEYAEKWLNPNIAD